A window of Nicotiana tabacum cultivar K326 chromosome 24, ASM71507v2, whole genome shotgun sequence contains these coding sequences:
- the LOC107823205 gene encoding cyclic dof factor 1: MRELKDPEIKLFGKKIALPENIKMWPLTVSGEGNSGNASCGVKDSETNIGSDCDGCLEDEKVSSEEKDEENQEAEKDHISGELSETKSEEKDQNQMMEESEDPRLLSESDNNPKTPNIDEDSPALKTSKTENDPNDAYSQQKTLKKPDKILPCPRCNSMDTKFCYYNNYNVNQPRHFCKSCQRYWTAGGTMRNVPVGAGRRKNKNSATHCHHITIPEVLQAARIDPPNGFHHPTFKPNGTVLSFGPDSPLCESMASVLNLTEKKVANGIHNGFYGPENKNSFRKAGENGDDCCSGSSVTTSTSMIDGGTHRRNELAVPNVNGFAPPVPCIPGVPWPYPWNAAVPLPAICPPGYPLPFCPPPYWNCNMLGPWSIPWLTPPSPTENPKGSGSAPNSPLGKHSREGDLLKSNSPDEKEPSEEKNSERSVLVPKTLRIDDPDEAAKSSIWSTLGIKYDSASRGGLFKALQPKSDKKDHTATTSPMLQANPAALSRSLSFQERA; this comes from the exons ATGAGGGAATTGAAGGATCCAGAGATTAAGTTGTTTGGTAAGAAGATTGCTTTGCCGGAGAACATAAAAATGTGGCCTTTGACAGTCTCCGGCGAAGGTAATTCTGGAAATGCTAGCTGTGGTGTTAAAGATAGCGAGACGAATATTGGGTCTGACTGTGATGGATGTTTAGAGGATGAGAAAGTAAGCAGTGAGGAGAAAGATGAAGAAAATCAAGAAGCTGAGAAG GATCATATATCAGGAGAGCTCAGCGAAACCAAGTCGGAGGAGAAAGATCAAAATCAGATGATGGAAGAATCAGAAGATCCTAGGCTTTTATCAGAGTCAGACAACAATCCAAAAACTCCTAATATTGATGAAGATTCACCTGCATTAAAAACCTCCAAGACTGAAAATGATCCGAACGATGCATACTCTCAGCAAAAAACTCTTAAGAAGCCAGACAAAATTCTCCCATGCCCCCGTTGTAATAGTATGGATACCAAATTCTGCTACTATAACAATTACAATGTCAACCAGCCTCGACATTTCTGCAAGAGCTGCCAGAGATATTGGACTGCTGGCGGTACCATGAGGAATGTGCCTGTGGGAGCTGGTCGTCGCAAGAACAAGAATTCTGCAACGCATTGTCATCACATTACAATCCCTGAAGTCCTCCAAGCGGCAAGAATCGATCCTCCAAATGGATTTCATCATCCAACGTTCAAACCCAATGGTACTGTACTATCATTTGGTCCTGACTCACCTCTCTGTGAATCTATGGCTTCTGTGTTAAACCTTACAGAGAAAAAGGTAGCAAATGGGATTCATAACGGTTTCTACGGGCCTGAAAACAAGAACTCCTTTCGCAAAGCTGGAGAAAATGGGGATGACTGTTGTAGTGGATCTTCGGTCACTACATCAACTTCAATGATCGATGGAGGCACTCATAGGCGCAATGAGTTAGCCGTTCCAAATGTAAATGGCTTCGCACCTCCAGTTCCTTGCATACCCGGCGTTCCTTGGCCTTACCCATGGAATGCTGCAGTTCCTCTTCCAGCTATCTGCCCGCCCGGATATCCATTGCCATTCTGTCCTCCACCCTACTGGAATTGCAATATGCTTGGTCCGTGGAGTATTCCCTGGTTGACTCCACCCTCGCCAACCGAGAACCCAAAAGGGTCAGGATCTGCTCCTAATTCACCTTTAGGGAAGCATTCAAGGGAAGGGGACTTGCTTAAGTCAAACAGTCCCGACGAAAAAGAACCATCTGAAGAAAAGAATTCAGAAAGGTCTGTTTTGGTCCCAAAAACTTTGCGTATCGATGATCCTGATGAAGCTGCAAAGAGTTCTATATGGTCAACTCTAGGAATTAAATACGACTCTGCTAGCAGGGGAGGGCTTTTTAAGGCCTTGCAACCGAAAAGTGATAAAAAAGATCATACTGCCACTACATCTCCAATGTTGCAGGCTAACCCTGCAGCCTTATCTAGGTCCCTCAGCTTCCAGGAGAGAGCGTAA